From the genome of Brevinema andersonii, one region includes:
- the mutS gene encoding DNA mismatch repair protein MutS translates to MTPMEQQYFSIKQNHQDKILLFRLGDFYELFQEDAEIASQILNIAMTKRHGRPMCGFPFHALDQYAYKLVEAGHKVAICEQTEESSQTKGIVKREVVSILTQGTWSENPLLDQSINSFLSVIAFEQGILSLIFVDIATGELILRTFEGENPISFLKDEISRYMPVEIICPQKFLELFSIEEELKAKQKSLRIMPESFYRTNTLFNKYKSKHESFFENLHLSIEKAFIGLFSYLIENHFSEEQVNHLRVPLKYYQTDTLFMNKDTLMHLELTVNNKDLSHKGTLFSILNKCKTTAGSRRLRRLLAAPSAILDVIRKMQSRTAYFIQFESSNNGISDLLKGTSDLDRLSARLITGKILPRELLALADTVQRAEKLKDILRTAEPFIDYLAGIQNLKDLYNQINETINPDCSNSIDGQVFLPGTNSELDELKEVLHNAKRFLITLQTEEKLKTGISSLKIGYNKIYGYYIEVGKASSKNVPSHYKRKQSLINTERYTIPELENFENKIFNAEESVLRLERHLYQNLVIKLQDFYSKLLPVAEFIAETDLRLALATVAKQKYYTAPLLTEDFSWNIIDGRHPVIESLLKTEQFVANNTYLEKNNSHILIVTGPNMAGKSTYLRQNALFAVMAQIGSYIPASSAQLGIVDKIFTRIGASDDLGSGRSTFFMEMQEAAEIVVQTTPKSLIIMDELGRGTSTSDGLAIAWAVLEYFLSNPDKKAKIFFSTHYHELTKLEKNKGIKTLCMAVQEYNNKPIFLRKVIEGHASKSYGIHVAEMAGLNQTIVTRAYNILNSLEEGTFFNSEENELPNLFTSLTPKNSKLYDFIQNINPNKLTPLEALQLIFEIKELL, encoded by the coding sequence ATGACTCCCATGGAGCAGCAATATTTTTCCATCAAGCAAAACCATCAAGATAAAATTTTGCTCTTTAGGCTTGGAGATTTTTATGAATTATTCCAAGAAGATGCAGAAATAGCATCTCAAATTCTCAATATCGCCATGACAAAACGCCATGGTCGACCTATGTGCGGATTTCCATTTCATGCTTTGGATCAATATGCTTACAAACTTGTAGAAGCCGGGCATAAAGTGGCTATTTGCGAACAAACAGAAGAATCCTCTCAAACAAAAGGTATTGTAAAACGAGAAGTAGTATCTATTTTAACACAAGGAACATGGTCTGAAAATCCCTTACTTGATCAATCTATTAATTCTTTTTTATCTGTTATTGCTTTCGAGCAAGGAATATTAAGTCTAATTTTTGTAGACATTGCAACAGGAGAATTAATTCTACGCACTTTTGAAGGCGAAAATCCTATTTCCTTCTTAAAAGATGAAATCTCACGTTATATGCCTGTTGAAATTATTTGTCCACAAAAATTCCTTGAACTTTTCAGCATCGAAGAGGAGCTAAAAGCAAAACAAAAATCACTTAGGATTATGCCAGAATCATTCTATAGAACAAATACTCTCTTTAATAAATATAAAAGCAAGCATGAAAGTTTCTTTGAGAATTTACACTTAAGTATTGAAAAGGCATTTATAGGTTTATTTTCTTATCTCATAGAAAACCATTTTTCCGAAGAACAAGTGAATCATTTAAGAGTGCCCTTAAAATACTACCAAACAGACACATTATTTATGAATAAAGATACATTAATGCACTTAGAGCTAACCGTAAACAACAAAGATTTATCCCATAAAGGTACTTTATTTTCTATATTAAACAAATGTAAAACAACTGCTGGTTCAAGACGATTGAGAAGATTATTAGCAGCTCCTTCAGCAATACTTGATGTTATTAGAAAAATGCAATCCAGAACAGCCTATTTTATACAATTTGAAAGCAGTAATAATGGTATTTCTGATTTGCTGAAAGGTACAAGTGATTTGGATCGATTGTCTGCCCGACTGATTACTGGAAAAATTCTTCCGCGGGAACTTTTAGCATTGGCAGATACTGTACAGAGAGCTGAAAAATTAAAAGATATCTTGAGGACAGCAGAACCTTTTATTGATTATTTGGCTGGTATACAAAATTTAAAAGATCTGTACAACCAAATTAACGAAACAATTAATCCAGATTGTAGTAATTCTATTGATGGTCAAGTTTTCTTACCTGGAACTAACAGTGAATTAGATGAACTAAAAGAAGTGCTTCACAATGCGAAAAGATTTCTAATAACTCTTCAAACAGAAGAAAAACTAAAAACAGGAATCAGCAGCCTAAAAATTGGATATAACAAAATTTATGGCTACTATATTGAAGTCGGGAAAGCTTCGTCAAAAAACGTTCCATCACACTACAAAAGAAAACAAAGTCTCATCAATACAGAACGTTATACTATTCCAGAACTCGAGAATTTTGAAAACAAAATATTTAACGCTGAAGAATCTGTCCTTAGATTAGAACGCCATCTTTACCAAAATTTAGTAATTAAGTTACAAGATTTCTACTCTAAACTTCTACCTGTTGCAGAATTCATTGCAGAAACTGACCTGCGGTTAGCTCTTGCTACCGTAGCAAAACAAAAATATTATACAGCACCTCTATTAACGGAAGATTTTTCATGGAATATTATTGATGGACGACATCCTGTTATTGAATCGCTTCTGAAAACTGAGCAATTTGTTGCCAATAACACTTATTTAGAAAAAAATAATAGTCATATTCTTATTGTGACAGGTCCAAACATGGCTGGAAAATCGACTTATCTTCGTCAAAACGCACTCTTTGCAGTAATGGCACAAATTGGATCATATATTCCAGCAAGCTCGGCACAGTTAGGAATTGTTGATAAAATTTTCACTCGTATTGGAGCCTCTGATGATTTAGGGTCAGGGCGTTCAACTTTTTTCATGGAAATGCAGGAAGCAGCAGAAATTGTCGTACAAACCACGCCAAAAAGCTTGATCATTATGGATGAATTAGGACGAGGTACTTCCACTTCTGATGGCTTGGCAATTGCATGGGCTGTTTTGGAATATTTCTTATCTAATCCCGATAAAAAAGCTAAAATATTTTTCTCTACACATTATCACGAACTTACAAAATTAGAAAAAAATAAAGGCATTAAAACACTTTGTATGGCTGTACAAGAATACAATAATAAACCTATTTTTCTAAGAAAAGTCATCGAAGGACATGCATCAAAAAGTTATGGTATACACGTTGCAGAAATGGCAGGGCTTAACCAAACAATTGTCACACGAGCTTATAACATCCTGAATTCCCTAGAAGAAGGAACTTTTTTCAATTCGGAAGAAAATGAACTTCCTAATTTATTTACAAGTCTAACTCCTAAAAATTCAAAATTATACGACTTTATACAAAATATCAATCCTAACAAACTTACTCCTTTAGAAGCATTACAATTAATTTTTGAAATTAAGGAATTGTTATGA
- a CDS encoding winged helix-turn-helix domain-containing protein, with product MNSNHALPTFHALAVGVQHIYPQIFIETAKFYNHYVSMSSVTDQILTDRYFHTFLISYSHPRSLHLLYQYQIHFPQMLCLLITESPEQISELLDSSHLFWQIDTHTPKSTEYSLHQMWRWIRYTGYRKIGIDDSTISVAGGTLSLINETFEKNSIKYSLTNKQVAILKILLEYRGEIVSRNVLLDRIWSSEKFVTDRVIDTNIVALRKMFMDNGRNPQYLQTIFGQGYRLICE from the coding sequence ATGAATTCTAATCATGCTTTACCTACTTTCCATGCGTTAGCTGTTGGTGTACAGCATATTTATCCCCAAATATTTATAGAAACAGCAAAATTTTATAATCATTATGTTTCCATGTCTTCTGTAACTGATCAAATTTTAACGGATCGATATTTTCATACTTTTCTTATTTCTTACAGTCACCCACGATCGTTACATTTATTGTACCAATATCAAATACATTTCCCACAAATGCTATGTTTATTGATAACAGAAAGTCCTGAACAAATATCAGAATTATTGGACAGCTCTCATTTATTTTGGCAGATCGATACTCATACCCCAAAAAGCACAGAATACAGTCTTCACCAAATGTGGAGATGGATCCGTTATACCGGATATAGAAAAATCGGCATTGATGATTCTACAATTTCTGTTGCTGGTGGAACTTTATCCTTAATTAATGAAACTTTTGAAAAAAATAGTATAAAATATTCTCTCACTAATAAGCAAGTTGCAATCTTAAAAATTTTATTGGAATATCGAGGAGAAATTGTATCAAGAAATGTCCTTCTAGATCGTATTTGGTCTTCAGAAAAGTTTGTGACAGATCGCGTCATTGATACTAATATTGTAGCTCTGAGAAAAATGTTCATGGACAATGGTAGAAATCCACAATATTTACAGACTATTTTTGGTCAAGGTTATCGTTTGATATGTGAATGA
- the rny gene encoding ribonuclease Y translates to MEQVVTGISFITISLVALIGIVIGYIVRVFIAQRSSSSAEQKVQKLLEDAEKQAESRKKEILLEAKDKIFEERKQFDKEYRDRQNDLQQMQRRLVQKEDTLDKKTESIEKKERHLLQKEEEVQKLQKELLDAKQEHIKSLEKVAGMTASDAKQSLIDEILSEAHAEAVPLIQKIEEEAREEADQRARSILITSLERNAVEVSTEKFITTVNLPSDDMKGRIIGREGRNIRSFESISGVDLIIDDTPEVVVISSFDPYRREIARIALEKLVQDGRIHPTRIEEVVSKVQNDINIDIVEAGKQACQDLKVNLPRGIYPYIGRLKYRTSYGQNVYKHSIEVANIAGMLAGELKIDVESAKIACLLHDIGKTIKSTGEGGHALLGAEIARKFGLPENIVNAIACHHGEEECRFIEGSLVMLCDAISAARPGARRESFDDYIKRLQQLEELSLSCEGVEKAYAIQAGREVRVFVTAETVPDERAYIIAREIAKKIEDNMQYPGQIKVTLIREMRVIEYAR, encoded by the coding sequence ATGGAACAAGTAGTGACAGGTATCTCTTTTATAACAATAAGTTTAGTTGCATTAATTGGAATTGTAATAGGATATATTGTACGTGTTTTTATTGCTCAACGATCAAGCAGTTCTGCAGAACAAAAGGTTCAGAAGCTCTTAGAAGATGCTGAAAAACAAGCGGAATCCCGTAAAAAAGAGATTTTACTTGAAGCAAAAGATAAAATTTTTGAAGAACGTAAGCAGTTTGACAAAGAGTATAGAGATCGGCAAAATGATTTACAGCAAATGCAACGACGGTTAGTTCAAAAAGAAGATACCTTAGATAAAAAAACAGAAAGTATAGAAAAAAAAGAACGCCATTTACTACAAAAAGAGGAAGAAGTTCAAAAATTGCAGAAAGAATTATTAGATGCAAAGCAAGAACATATCAAATCCTTAGAAAAAGTAGCTGGTATGACTGCGTCAGATGCAAAGCAGTCACTTATTGATGAAATACTTTCGGAAGCTCATGCGGAAGCTGTGCCCTTAATACAAAAAATTGAAGAAGAAGCGCGTGAAGAAGCTGATCAAAGAGCACGTTCTATTCTTATCACCAGTTTGGAACGTAATGCTGTAGAAGTAAGTACAGAAAAATTTATTACTACTGTGAATTTACCTAGTGATGATATGAAAGGTAGAATTATAGGTCGTGAAGGACGTAATATTAGGTCATTTGAGTCGATTTCAGGAGTAGATCTGATTATCGATGATACTCCTGAAGTAGTGGTTATTTCTTCATTTGATCCTTATCGCCGTGAGATTGCACGTATTGCATTGGAGAAGCTAGTCCAAGATGGTCGCATTCATCCTACTAGGATCGAGGAAGTTGTTTCAAAAGTTCAAAATGATATTAATATTGATATTGTTGAAGCAGGAAAGCAAGCTTGTCAAGATTTAAAAGTGAATCTTCCTAGAGGTATTTATCCTTATATTGGTAGATTAAAATATCGCACCAGTTATGGTCAAAATGTATATAAGCATTCGATAGAAGTTGCGAATATTGCTGGTATGCTTGCTGGAGAATTAAAGATCGATGTTGAAAGTGCAAAGATTGCATGTCTACTTCATGATATTGGTAAAACAATTAAATCTACAGGTGAGGGTGGTCATGCTTTATTAGGAGCGGAAATTGCTAGAAAATTTGGTCTGCCTGAAAATATTGTTAATGCAATTGCTTGTCATCATGGAGAAGAAGAATGTCGCTTTATTGAGGGTTCTCTAGTTATGCTATGTGATGCAATTTCTGCTGCTCGACCGGGAGCTAGACGAGAATCTTTTGATGACTATATTAAGCGATTACAGCAGTTAGAAGAGCTATCTCTTTCTTGTGAAGGAGTTGAAAAAGCCTACGCAATACAGGCTGGCCGTGAAGTACGGGTGTTTGTAACAGCAGAAACTGTGCCTGATGAGCGTGCATATATTATCGCTCGAGAAATAGCTAAAAAAATAGAAGATAATATGCAATATCCTGGACAAATAAAAGTAACTCTAATTCGTGAAATGAGAGTTATAGAGTATGCTCGTTAG
- a CDS encoding M23 family metallopeptidase, whose amino-acid sequence MKKYFLLWLMIPQLIFSYNVNITLDKLAKIKTFDWNGKTPLSLDNDSASLYTFVLVNGEEEIPFVKSSGTNADQKNITFSPIVGLTNLSPRAYLKVSNRQKKWPFNVRQIKVIWQTNIPKLEIISLSETVTHGGSGLMVVKSEPVSNLAMLAFIDENNTEFYPNIFKKDGYYIILFPWYSDNSSDWSNNSLFVMDKAGNTNVLIPDIRAKKRTYVQKKIILPENYGQQKAKELNLPEEEAKKLEGNIVAINAVLAKQKSFDRWNGTRKTFQENIKYKISDIDMFSNHALPFRNYVVTAGYGDKRNYFFRNKQVRSSTHRGKDMASTKNSPVYALLDGTVVYADWNRGNGKTIVLDHGLGVYTFYAHNEKISTKPGDKVNAGQQIAVSGTTGQSTGDHLHLSVIVQGMYVDPKEWLSKDSIRKLFLQPMWDAALIIE is encoded by the coding sequence ATGAAAAAATATTTTTTGTTGTGGCTAATGATACCACAATTAATTTTTTCTTATAATGTTAATATAACTCTTGATAAGTTGGCAAAAATTAAAACTTTTGATTGGAATGGTAAAACACCTTTATCACTTGACAATGACAGTGCGTCTCTTTATACTTTTGTGTTGGTTAATGGTGAAGAAGAAATTCCTTTTGTAAAATCTAGTGGTACGAATGCTGATCAAAAAAACATTACATTTAGTCCTATTGTAGGACTAACAAATCTTTCACCTCGAGCTTATTTAAAGGTAAGTAATCGACAAAAAAAATGGCCTTTTAATGTGCGTCAAATTAAAGTAATATGGCAGACAAATATTCCAAAATTAGAAATTATTTCTTTATCAGAGACAGTTACTCATGGTGGATCGGGCTTGATGGTTGTTAAAAGTGAACCAGTATCGAATTTAGCAATGCTTGCATTTATTGATGAAAATAATACAGAATTTTATCCGAATATTTTCAAGAAAGATGGGTATTATATTATTTTATTTCCCTGGTACTCAGATAATTCCTCTGATTGGAGTAATAATTCGCTTTTTGTGATGGATAAAGCAGGTAATACCAATGTTTTGATACCTGATATTCGCGCAAAAAAGCGTACTTATGTTCAAAAAAAGATTATACTTCCAGAAAATTATGGTCAGCAGAAGGCTAAAGAATTGAATTTGCCGGAAGAAGAAGCAAAAAAATTGGAAGGGAATATTGTTGCAATCAATGCTGTATTGGCAAAGCAAAAAAGTTTTGACCGTTGGAATGGTACGAGAAAAACATTTCAAGAAAATATAAAATATAAAATATCAGATATTGATATGTTTTCGAATCATGCATTACCTTTCCGTAATTATGTGGTGACAGCTGGATATGGAGATAAGAGAAATTATTTTTTCAGAAATAAACAGGTCCGCAGTTCTACACACCGAGGAAAGGATATGGCTTCTACTAAGAACAGTCCAGTTTATGCTTTGTTAGATGGTACAGTAGTGTATGCAGATTGGAACCGAGGAAACGGAAAAACAATAGTGCTTGATCATGGACTCGGTGTTTATACTTTTTATGCTCACAATGAAAAAATTTCAACTAAGCCTGGAGATAAAGTTAACGCTGGGCAGCAAATAGCAGTTAGTGGAACCACAGGGCAGTCAACTGGTGATCATTTACATTTGAGTGTAATTGTCCAAGGAATGTATGTAGATCCTAAAGAATGGCTTTCTAAGGATTCTATTAGAAAATTGTTTCTACAGCCAATGTGGGATGCTGCTTTAATCATTGAGTGA
- a CDS encoding deoxycytidylate deaminase codes for MKSRHLYFMNHARVTATASSCTYFQVGSVIVKNDRIISHGYNGTPKGFPEDCPDYFCGDPAQREEHHKFSERTTIHSEMNALLWAARTGISVENASLYVTLEPCHNCVKACVAAGIIHIIYDEPYDKYLPYSQEFCQKSGVELISLEELLKKEA; via the coding sequence ATGAAATCCAGACATCTCTATTTTATGAATCATGCTCGAGTTACTGCTACAGCATCTTCCTGTACTTATTTTCAGGTAGGATCTGTAATTGTCAAAAATGATCGTATTATTTCACACGGCTACAATGGCACACCTAAAGGATTTCCAGAAGATTGTCCTGATTATTTTTGCGGTGATCCTGCACAACGCGAAGAACATCATAAATTTTCCGAAAGAACCACCATTCACAGCGAAATGAATGCTCTACTTTGGGCAGCTCGTACTGGTATTTCCGTGGAAAACGCATCCCTATATGTTACATTAGAACCTTGCCATAATTGCGTTAAAGCCTGTGTTGCGGCGGGTATTATTCATATTATATATGATGAACCTTATGACAAATATCTGCCTTATTCACAGGAATTTTGCCAAAAATCCGGGGTGGAATTAATTTCGCTCGAAGAATTACTAAAAAAAGAGGCCTAA